In the genome of Monodelphis domestica isolate mMonDom1 chromosome 2, mMonDom1.pri, whole genome shotgun sequence, one region contains:
- the LOC103104853 gene encoding LOW QUALITY PROTEIN: cyclin-Q-like (The sequence of the model RefSeq protein was modified relative to this genomic sequence to represent the inferred CDS: inserted 1 base in 1 codon): MEAGVKPGMQSIPIATACTIYHKFFCETKLDAYDPYLIATSAIYLAGKVEEQHLSSRDIINVSHRXNPKSEPLELDSWFWELRDSIVQREWLMLRVLHFRVSFQHPHKSLLHYLISLKNWMNRHSWKRTPVWALLRDSYHGVLCLRYPAPHIAGAVLYLALQCYQVEVPADSEAEKPWWQVFSEDLTKPVIDNIVSDLIQIYTMDTEIP; this comes from the exons ATGGAGGCAGGTGTCAAGCCGGGTATGCAGTCCATTCCAATTGCCACAGCCTGTACCATTTACCATAAATTTTTTTGCGAGACCAAATTAGATGCATATGACCCTTACCTCATAGCCACGTCTGCCATTTACTTGGCCGGGAAGGTGGAGGAGCAACACCTCAGCTCTAGAGACATCATCAATGTCTCTCACA TAAACCCCAAGAGTGAACCTTTGGAGTTGGACTCCTGGTTCTGGGAGCTGAGAGACAGCATCGTTCAGCGCGAATGGCTCATGCTGAGAGTTTTGCATTTCCGGGTCTCCTTCCAGCACCCCCACAAATCCCTGCTCCACTAccttatttctttaaagaactGGATGAACCGCCACAGCTGGAAGAGGACGCCCGTCTGGGCACTGCTGCGGGACAGCTACCATGGAGTATTGTGCCTTCGCTACCCAGCCCCACACATAGCCGGGGCAGTGCTCTATCTCGCCTTGCAGTGCTACCAAGTGGAGGTGCCTGCcgattctgaggcagaaaagcCATGGTGGCAGGTCTTTAGTGAAGACCTTACCAAGCCAGTCATTGATAATATTGTGTCTGACCTCATTCAGATTTACACAATGGACACAGAAATCCCGTAA